A window of Panicum virgatum strain AP13 chromosome 8K, P.virgatum_v5, whole genome shotgun sequence contains these coding sequences:
- the LOC120644346 gene encoding probable bifunctional methylthioribulose-1-phosphate dehydratase/enolase-phosphatase E1: protein MSCGGCACEAPAGAGATASEAYLRGEPVREARELVAELCRHFYAQGWVTGTGGSITVKVNDPAVPLADRLIVMSPSGVQKERMVAEDMYVMAADGKVLSAPTAKPWPNKPPKCTDCAPLFMKAYLMRGAGAVIHSHGMETCIATMLNPGAKEFRMTHMEMIKGIKGHGYRDELVIPIIENTPYEYELTDSLSEAIAAYPKATAVLVRNHGIYVWGDSWINAKTQAECYHYLLDACIKLYQLGIDWTTPEHGPLNSAKRLHSILSPEIPNGCHSAEASKCVVLDIEGTTTPISFVTDAMFPYAHNNVRKHLISTFDSEETKEDFNLLRIQIEDDLRNGIAGAVPVPPDEAGKEEVINSLVANVESMIKADRKITSLKQLQGHIWRTGFENKELHGVVFEDVPVALKNWHASGIKVYIYSSGSREAQRLLFGNTMFGDLRKFLCGYFDTTTGNKRETKSYFEISQSLGVDSPSQILFITDVYQEAIAAKNAGFDVIISIRPGNAPLPENHGFRTIKSFSEI, encoded by the exons ATGTCGTGCGGCGGGTGCGCCTGcgaggcgccggcgggggcgggggcgacgGCGTCGGAGGCGTACCTGCGGGGCGAGCCGGTGCGGGAGGCGCGGGAGCTGGTGGCGGAGCTCTGCCGCCACTTCTACGCGCAGGGGTGGGtcaccggcaccggcggcaGCATCACCGTCAAGGTCAACGaccccgccgtgccgctcgccgacCGCCTCATCGTCATGTCGCCGTCCG GTGTGCAGAAGGAGAGGATGGTGGCAGAAGACATGTATGTGATGGCTGCAGATGGGAAAGTGCTCTCTGCGCCAACAGCTAAGCCATGGCCAAACAAACCTCCAAAGTGTACGGACTGTGCTCCTCTGTTCATGAAG GCCTATTTGATGAGAGGAGCTGGGGCTGTCATTCACAGCCATGGAATGGAGACTTGCATAGCAACAATGCTTAACCCTGGTGCAAAGGAGTTCAGG ATGACTCACATGGAAATGATTAAAGGAATCAAAGGTCATGGCTACCGTGATGAATTGGTTATTCCTATTATCGAGAACACTCCTTATGAGTATGAGCTCACTGACTCCCTAAGTGAGGCG ATTGCAGCATACCCAAAGGCAACTGCTGTCCTTGTACGTAACCATGGAATATATGTGTGGGGTGACTCTTGGATCAATGCCAAGACACAG GCTGAATGCTACCATTATCTTTTAGATGCTTGCATCAAGCTCTATCAACTAGGAATTGATTGGACAACTCCTGAACATGGTCCGTTAAACAGTGCAAAGAGACTGCACAGCATTTTGAGCCCTGAAATTCCTAATGGATGCCATTCTGCTGAAGCATCAAAG TGTGTTGTACTTGACATTGAGGGCACAACCACTCCAATATCATTTGTGACTGATGCTATGTTTCCATATGCACATAACAATGTGCGAAAGCATCTAATTTCTACGTTTGATTCTGAAGAAACCAAAGAAGACTTCAATTTATTGCGCATCCAA ATTGAAGATGATTTAAGAAATGGAATTGCTGGGGCTGTTCCAGTTCCACCCGATGAGGCTGGCAAAGAAGAGGTCATCAATTCATTGGTGGCCAATGTTGAATCAATGATTAAAGCAGACCGGAAGATTACGTCATTGAAACAACTTCAG GGTCATATATGGAGGACTGGATTTGAAAATAAAGAACTACATGGAGTTGTCTTTGAGGATGTTCCAGTGGCACTAAAGAACTGGCATGCTAGTGGCATAAAG GTCTACATATACTCGAGTGGAAGTCGAGAGGCACAAAGGCTTCTATTTGGCAATACAATGTTTGGTGACCTACGAAAGTTTCTGTGTGGGTATTTTGATACCACAACTGG TAATAAAAGAGAAACCAAGAGTTATTTTGAGATCTCTCAGTCACTTGGTGTTGACAGTCCATCTCAAATCTTATTCATCACTGACGTCTACCAAGAAGCCATTGCTGCCAAAAATGCAG GTTTCGATGTGATAATCTCCATTCGCCCGGGAAATGCTCCACTTCCTGAGAACCATGGTTTCCGCACTATCAAGTCATTCAGCGAGATATGA